Proteins found in one Cellulomonas palmilytica genomic segment:
- the pilM gene encoding type IV pilus assembly protein PilM yields MANTRVIGLDIGTTAVRAAELEFGAGGPKGKTPPTLVRYGEVAVPLGAVRDGEVIQPESVATALRQLWSQTKFESKDVILGVGNQRVLVRELEVPWMPLAQIKESLPYQVGEMLPMAVDDALLDFYPTGESDGQQGRQARGMLVAAQRDTVTANVLAAEGAGLHPQMVDLNAFALLRALARGDLANATVAFVDVGATITTVVIAARGVPRLVRSLPSGGQQVTNAVATARGISAPEAEALKREIGIGYAVSPDRQDAAEAIGHVVRGLVESVRNTFVYYAGNNPGAGIDVVVLSGGGSHLPGFGQYLSSASRLPVTLADPLAGLRTAKTARRDQITGRESFVALPVGLAYGVAA; encoded by the coding sequence GTGGCCAACACACGTGTCATCGGCCTCGACATCGGGACGACCGCGGTCCGCGCGGCGGAGCTCGAGTTCGGCGCCGGTGGGCCGAAGGGCAAGACACCCCCCACGCTCGTGCGCTACGGCGAGGTCGCCGTCCCGCTCGGTGCCGTGCGCGACGGTGAGGTCATCCAGCCCGAGAGCGTGGCGACCGCGCTGCGCCAGCTCTGGTCGCAGACGAAGTTCGAGTCCAAGGACGTGATCCTGGGCGTCGGCAACCAGCGCGTGCTCGTGCGCGAGCTCGAGGTGCCGTGGATGCCGCTCGCGCAGATCAAGGAGTCGCTGCCCTACCAGGTCGGCGAGATGCTCCCGATGGCCGTCGACGACGCGCTGCTCGACTTCTACCCCACGGGCGAGTCCGACGGTCAGCAGGGCCGCCAGGCGCGCGGCATGCTGGTCGCTGCGCAGCGCGACACGGTCACCGCGAACGTCCTCGCCGCCGAGGGGGCCGGCCTGCACCCGCAGATGGTCGACCTCAACGCGTTCGCCCTCCTGCGGGCGCTCGCGCGCGGCGACCTCGCGAACGCGACGGTCGCCTTCGTCGACGTCGGCGCGACGATCACCACGGTCGTGATCGCGGCGCGCGGCGTCCCGCGTCTCGTGCGTTCGCTGCCCTCGGGCGGCCAGCAGGTGACCAACGCGGTCGCGACCGCGCGCGGCATCTCGGCCCCCGAGGCGGAGGCGCTCAAGCGTGAGATCGGCATCGGCTACGCGGTCTCGCCCGACCGCCAGGACGCCGCCGAGGCCATCGGGCACGTCGTGCGCGGGCTGGTCGAGTCGGTGCGCAACACGTTCGTGTACTACGCGGGCAACAACCCCGGCGCGGGCATCGACGTCGTCGTCCTGTCCGGCGGCGGCTCGCACCTGCCGGGCTTCGGGCAGTACCTGTCGAGCGCGAGCCGCCTGCCGGTGACGCTCGCCGACCCGCTCGCGGGGCTGCGCACGGCGAAGACCGCGCGCCGCGACCAGATCACGGGGCGTGAGTCGTTCGTGGCTCTGCCCGTCGGACTCGCCTACGGAGTTGCAGCATGA
- a CDS encoding PilN domain-containing protein, producing MSALLERPLVKGRSKSSQPSIVGTTLPQVNLLPPEVRAARGLRKTKRMLVFVLLGTLALCVLAWLFSLFEATSAQSELDAANAETERIQGQLSDPKYAEVPRVLGALDASRKALPLAMATDVNWSAYVGAIAAVLPEGASIDSFTVTYATPMTGAADPTDPLQSPSLGQIAFTGRSVTVPDTAAWLKALNSVPGFQDAWLASAAVTGDEEYGDYYAFSSTVQVSEAALTHRFDPVAPAEDADSTDESATAEGTED from the coding sequence ATGAGCGCGCTGCTGGAGCGGCCCCTCGTCAAGGGCAGGTCGAAGTCGTCGCAGCCGTCGATCGTCGGCACGACCCTGCCGCAGGTCAACCTGCTGCCGCCGGAGGTCCGCGCGGCCCGCGGCCTGCGCAAGACCAAGCGCATGCTCGTGTTCGTGCTGCTCGGCACGCTCGCGCTGTGCGTGCTCGCCTGGCTGTTCTCCCTGTTCGAGGCGACGAGCGCGCAGTCGGAGCTCGACGCTGCGAACGCCGAGACGGAGCGGATCCAGGGCCAGCTGTCGGACCCGAAGTACGCGGAGGTCCCGAGGGTGCTCGGTGCGCTCGACGCGAGCCGGAAGGCCCTTCCGCTCGCGATGGCGACCGACGTCAACTGGTCGGCCTACGTCGGTGCGATCGCAGCCGTCCTGCCCGAGGGGGCGAGCATCGACTCGTTCACCGTCACCTACGCGACGCCCATGACGGGTGCTGCAGACCCGACGGACCCCCTGCAGTCGCCGAGCCTGGGGCAGATCGCGTTCACGGGCCGTTCCGTCACCGTGCCGGACACGGCCGCGTGGCTCAAGGCGCTCAACTCCGTCCCGGGGTTCCAGGACGCGTGGCTCGCGTCCGCGGCCGTCACCGGTGACGAGGAGTACGGCGACTACTACGCGTTCTCGTCGACCGTCCAGGTCTCCGAGGCAGCGCTGACGCACCGGTTCGACCCGGTGGCCCCGGCCGAGGACGCCGACAGCACCGACGAGTCGGCGACCGCCGAAGGCACGGAGGACTGA
- the aroC gene encoding chorismate synthase: MLRWLTSGESHGPALVGVLEGLPAGVEVVTQDIQDALARRRLGYGRGARMKFEQDEVRVLAGLRHGLTQGGPVAIEVGNTEWPKWVEVMSADPVEDPAVLQRARNAPLTRPRPGHADLVGMRKYGFDDARPVLERASARETATRVALGTVAAKLLEQAAGIRLVSHVVGIGPVAVPDDAALPHPDDVAALDADPVRCFHAETSAAMVAEIDECHKDGDTLGGVVEVLAYGVPSGLGSYVHADRRLDARLAAALMGIQAIKGVEVGDGFRTATRRGSQAHDEIERVDGRVQRRSNRAGGLEGGMTNGEILRVRAAMKPISTVPRALATIDTSTGEAAKAQHQRSDVCAVPPAAVVAEAMVALVLADALLEKTGGDSVAEVRRNLQAYLDAVPELLR; the protein is encoded by the coding sequence ATGCTGCGGTGGTTGACGTCGGGTGAGTCGCACGGTCCGGCGCTGGTCGGGGTCCTCGAGGGGCTCCCGGCCGGCGTGGAGGTCGTGACGCAGGACATCCAGGACGCGCTCGCGCGGCGCCGGCTCGGGTACGGGCGTGGCGCGCGCATGAAGTTCGAGCAGGACGAGGTCCGCGTGCTCGCCGGCCTGCGGCACGGTCTCACGCAGGGCGGGCCGGTCGCGATCGAGGTCGGCAACACCGAGTGGCCCAAGTGGGTCGAGGTCATGTCCGCCGACCCGGTCGAGGACCCGGCCGTGCTGCAGCGCGCGCGCAACGCGCCGCTCACGCGTCCGCGCCCGGGCCACGCCGACCTGGTGGGCATGCGCAAGTACGGCTTCGACGACGCGCGTCCCGTCCTCGAGCGCGCCTCGGCGCGCGAGACCGCGACGCGCGTGGCGCTCGGGACCGTCGCCGCGAAGCTCCTCGAGCAGGCGGCCGGGATCCGGCTCGTGTCGCACGTCGTCGGCATCGGTCCGGTGGCCGTGCCCGACGACGCGGCGCTGCCGCACCCCGACGACGTCGCGGCGCTCGACGCGGACCCGGTGCGCTGCTTCCACGCCGAGACGTCGGCCGCGATGGTCGCCGAGATCGACGAGTGCCACAAGGACGGCGACACGCTCGGTGGTGTCGTCGAGGTGCTCGCGTACGGCGTCCCGTCCGGCCTCGGCTCGTACGTGCACGCCGACCGTCGTCTCGACGCGCGTCTCGCGGCCGCGCTCATGGGCATCCAGGCCATCAAGGGCGTCGAGGTGGGTGACGGGTTCCGCACCGCGACTCGTAGGGGCTCGCAGGCGCACGACGAGATCGAGCGTGTCGACGGGCGCGTGCAGCGCCGGTCGAACCGTGCCGGTGGCCTCGAGGGCGGGATGACGAACGGGGAGATCCTGCGCGTGCGCGCGGCGATGAAGCCGATCTCGACGGTCCCGCGGGCGCTCGCGACGATCGACACGAGCACGGGCGAGGCGGCCAAGGCGCAGCACCAGCGCTCGGACGTCTGCGCCGTGCCGCCGGCGGCCGTTGTGGCCGAGGCGATGGTCGCGCTCGTGCTCGCCGACGCCCTCCTGGAGAAGACCGGCGGCGACTCGGTCGCCGAGGTGCGCCGCAACCTCCAGGCGTACCTGGACGCGGTGCCCGAGCTGCTGCGCTGA
- a CDS encoding fibronectin type III domain-containing protein, which translates to MILRKTAAALVTAALVAVGGAATFVAPATAATVLVAVPDDLQTRVVDGDTRFTWSGVDGATGYTIQLATDDQFATSNIVATRTTTARTWIPERSLGSLEDRGLYWRVAAHTSGTTDASRGDFSAPALVDAPAAEVPTLLSPARDAVVDYPDPVTFRWSAVRGAVSYTLTYSSSPEWATGVTTTVPGLTGTAHTPTGPLARTSPDAPVQWYWKVQAVFANPTSATATTDPVTGPAQTEPGVFTVRWTADDSAPTLLEPTSTDPVLSDLRFSWTPVAGAMRYTIVIGQSVDGATGLVTTAKVTAESTSTTYVPLTQLVDGNYWWQVTAYDPLGNPGQPSVAKQFRKAWGGQDEPTTPADGFTKTYPVPTFGSTDYGNPTQVALDEVLLTWNPVPRATLYEVQAIPILSGGPEDTRKTLTCRTASTSVSVVAKVTEGTVDGGALDGDSTCLWLATKSQRMDAGGLYEWRVRAVDYSGSATTTLQAATPAGSQESLWSDVDDGDTSRKRYFEVLPARAATATTAVVDEASWASESSTTTGKPAPLMRWAPVLGANAYQVEVFHDYDCSVHVTTQWTMQTHLRVNGVFDDETSGEYCWRVRGISMNDQFSEYTVPVGSTFTTGHFWQKDSTPIDFEGVTPVTTSADGSVVLSWRPQSLSAPADGGSRGYAVTVLDSSNVSKGVLKVEYPWYVAKTLDAAQKPLAPGVYTFKVAALDALGNPGNYTGPQSFTVAAPKPTGLSTQVDGTSATLSWTGTTAAAKYGYKVRAVGTQWPTSFTQVTQTAATVRDLDDGTYEWLVVSYDSSGYASLEATSGTFTVAAPAPARVTADGAVLTSANRVLDWEPVPDASRYLVQYGTAAGTLDSVTPAETLATSYAIPATLAYGTTYYWQVTAVPEKASTASTRVKLGKSSVGTFSVTNPPAGVTISKLTITGTQAEVVWATPTGANRGAVAAPAYRLAYRASNTTGTTTEWTVVEVPAGAESRTLTGLAVATTYEFQLQAYNSEGGSPWSGIKSGTTASAPKSPVTNLAATATASSLRVTWSAPSGAGTGGSAITGYAVKYAKGTGSWVTVPAAATSTTPNVTITGLTAKSGYTISVAPINAVGEGPSATLSAATLGVPTAPLNVKVARGNASATLTWSPPASNGGAAITAYAIQYRAKSATTGWTTWRVGPTASASARTLKVTGLKNGSYYQLRVAARTQLGDGAWSTSVAVTPATKPSAPTSVKVTTPATKTVKVAWKASAANGSKISAYKVQYSTNGSTFTTLTTLTPTTTSYTWKKATKGKTYWFRVLATSNLGNSPASATVRVVAR; encoded by the coding sequence GTGATCCTGCGCAAGACCGCCGCCGCCCTCGTGACGGCCGCCCTGGTGGCCGTGGGAGGTGCCGCGACGTTCGTCGCCCCCGCGACCGCCGCAACCGTCCTCGTCGCCGTCCCCGACGACCTGCAGACGCGGGTCGTGGACGGTGACACGCGCTTCACGTGGAGCGGCGTGGACGGCGCGACCGGGTACACGATCCAGCTCGCGACGGACGACCAGTTCGCGACGTCGAACATCGTCGCGACCCGGACCACCACGGCGCGCACCTGGATCCCCGAGCGCTCGCTCGGCAGCCTCGAGGACCGCGGGCTGTACTGGCGCGTCGCCGCCCACACCTCCGGCACGACCGACGCGTCGCGTGGCGACTTCTCCGCGCCCGCGCTCGTCGACGCCCCGGCCGCCGAGGTCCCGACCCTGCTGTCGCCCGCACGCGACGCGGTCGTGGACTACCCGGACCCGGTGACGTTCCGGTGGTCCGCGGTCCGCGGTGCGGTCTCCTACACGCTGACGTACTCGTCGAGCCCCGAGTGGGCCACCGGGGTGACGACGACCGTCCCGGGCCTCACGGGCACCGCGCACACGCCGACGGGCCCGCTCGCGCGCACGTCCCCCGACGCGCCGGTGCAGTGGTACTGGAAGGTCCAGGCCGTCTTCGCGAACCCCACGTCCGCGACGGCGACCACCGACCCGGTCACGGGCCCCGCGCAGACCGAGCCGGGCGTGTTCACGGTCCGCTGGACGGCCGACGACTCCGCGCCGACGCTCCTCGAGCCGACCAGCACCGACCCGGTGCTCAGCGACCTGAGGTTCTCGTGGACGCCCGTCGCCGGGGCCATGCGGTACACGATCGTGATCGGACAGTCGGTCGACGGCGCCACGGGTCTCGTCACGACGGCCAAGGTCACGGCGGAGTCCACGAGCACCACGTACGTGCCGCTCACGCAGCTCGTCGACGGCAACTACTGGTGGCAGGTCACCGCGTACGACCCCCTCGGCAACCCCGGGCAGCCGTCGGTCGCGAAGCAGTTCCGCAAGGCATGGGGCGGTCAGGACGAGCCGACGACGCCCGCCGACGGCTTCACCAAGACGTACCCCGTGCCGACGTTCGGCTCGACCGACTACGGCAACCCCACGCAGGTCGCGCTCGACGAGGTGCTGCTGACCTGGAACCCGGTCCCGCGTGCGACCCTCTACGAGGTCCAGGCCATCCCGATCCTGAGCGGAGGCCCGGAGGACACCCGCAAGACGCTCACGTGCCGCACGGCCTCGACGTCCGTGTCGGTCGTCGCGAAGGTGACCGAGGGCACCGTCGACGGCGGCGCGCTCGACGGCGACTCCACCTGCCTCTGGCTGGCGACGAAGTCCCAGCGCATGGACGCGGGCGGCCTCTACGAGTGGCGCGTGCGCGCGGTCGACTACTCGGGCTCGGCGACGACGACGCTGCAGGCCGCGACGCCGGCCGGCTCGCAGGAGTCGCTGTGGTCCGACGTGGACGACGGTGACACCTCCCGCAAGCGCTACTTCGAGGTGCTCCCTGCCCGCGCGGCGACCGCGACGACGGCGGTCGTCGACGAGGCGTCGTGGGCCTCGGAGTCGAGCACGACGACGGGCAAGCCCGCCCCCCTCATGAGGTGGGCCCCCGTCCTGGGCGCGAACGCCTACCAGGTCGAGGTCTTCCACGACTACGACTGCAGCGTGCACGTGACGACGCAGTGGACCATGCAGACCCACCTGCGGGTCAACGGCGTGTTCGACGACGAGACGTCGGGCGAGTACTGCTGGCGGGTGCGCGGGATCTCGATGAACGACCAGTTCAGCGAGTACACCGTCCCTGTCGGCTCGACGTTCACCACCGGCCACTTCTGGCAGAAGGACAGCACGCCGATCGACTTCGAGGGCGTCACGCCCGTCACGACGTCGGCCGACGGCTCGGTCGTGCTGTCCTGGCGCCCGCAGTCGCTCTCGGCGCCCGCGGACGGCGGGAGCCGCGGGTACGCGGTCACCGTCCTCGACTCGTCCAACGTCTCGAAGGGCGTGCTCAAGGTCGAGTACCCGTGGTACGTGGCCAAGACGCTCGACGCCGCGCAGAAGCCGCTCGCGCCCGGCGTGTACACGTTCAAGGTCGCGGCGCTCGACGCGCTCGGCAACCCGGGCAACTACACGGGCCCGCAGTCGTTCACGGTCGCGGCCCCCAAGCCCACCGGACTGTCCACGCAGGTGGACGGCACCTCCGCGACGCTGTCGTGGACCGGCACCACGGCGGCCGCGAAGTACGGCTACAAGGTGCGCGCGGTCGGCACGCAGTGGCCGACGAGCTTCACGCAGGTCACCCAGACCGCAGCCACGGTCCGCGACCTCGACGACGGCACCTACGAGTGGCTCGTCGTCAGCTACGACAGCAGCGGCTACGCGTCGCTCGAGGCGACCTCCGGCACGTTCACGGTCGCGGCGCCGGCGCCGGCGCGCGTGACCGCCGACGGGGCCGTCCTCACCAGCGCGAACCGCGTCCTCGACTGGGAGCCCGTCCCGGACGCGTCGCGCTACCTCGTGCAGTACGGGACCGCGGCCGGCACGCTCGACTCGGTGACTCCCGCCGAGACGCTCGCGACCTCGTACGCCATCCCGGCGACACTCGCGTACGGCACCACCTACTACTGGCAGGTCACGGCCGTGCCGGAGAAGGCCAGCACGGCGAGCACGCGGGTCAAGCTCGGCAAGTCCTCGGTCGGCACGTTCAGCGTGACGAACCCGCCCGCCGGCGTGACGATCTCGAAGCTGACGATCACCGGCACGCAGGCGGAGGTCGTGTGGGCGACGCCCACGGGCGCGAACCGCGGCGCGGTCGCGGCGCCCGCGTACCGGCTCGCGTACCGCGCGTCGAACACCACGGGCACCACCACCGAGTGGACCGTCGTCGAGGTCCCCGCGGGCGCCGAGTCCCGCACGCTCACCGGGCTCGCGGTCGCCACGACGTACGAGTTCCAGCTCCAGGCGTACAACTCCGAGGGCGGCAGCCCGTGGTCCGGCATCAAGTCCGGCACCACGGCGAGCGCCCCGAAGTCCCCCGTGACGAACCTCGCCGCGACCGCGACCGCGAGCTCGCTGCGGGTCACGTGGAGCGCGCCGAGCGGCGCGGGGACCGGAGGGTCCGCGATCACGGGCTACGCGGTCAAGTACGCCAAGGGCACGGGAAGCTGGGTCACCGTGCCGGCCGCCGCGACGTCCACCACCCCGAACGTCACGATCACCGGCCTGACCGCGAAGTCCGGCTACACGATCAGCGTCGCGCCGATCAACGCGGTCGGCGAGGGCCCCTCGGCGACGCTCAGCGCCGCGACGCTCGGCGTGCCGACCGCCCCGCTGAACGTCAAGGTGGCGCGCGGCAACGCGTCCGCGACGCTCACGTGGTCTCCCCCGGCGTCCAACGGCGGCGCGGCCATCACGGCGTACGCCATCCAGTACCGCGCGAAGAGCGCGACGACCGGGTGGACGACCTGGCGCGTCGGGCCCACCGCCTCGGCGTCCGCCCGCACCCTCAAGGTGACGGGACTCAAGAACGGCTCGTACTACCAGCTGCGCGTCGCGGCGCGCACGCAGCTCGGCGACGGCGCCTGGTCGACGAGCGTGGCCGTCACGCCCGCGACCAAGCCGTCCGCCCCGACGAGCGTCAAGGTCACGACGCCGGCCACGAAGACCGTCAAGGTCGCGTGGAAGGCGTCGGCGGCCAACGGGTCGAAGATCTCCGCGTACAAGGTCCAGTACTCGACGAACGGCTCGACGTTCACGACGCTGACGACGCTCACCCCGACCACGACGAGCTACACGTGGAAGAAGGCGACCAAGGGCAAGACCTACTGGTTCCGGGTCCTGGCGACCAGCAACCTCGGGAACAGCCCGGCGAGCGCCACCGTGCGGGTCGTCGCCCGCTGA
- a CDS encoding shikimate kinase, with translation MPLADHPGPRVVLVGPPGSGKSTVGAALAQRWQLALRDTDADVEAVAGKPIAEIFVDDGEPAFRALERAAVAAAVAEHTGVLALGGGAVLDESTRRVLAEYCDAGGVVVFLDVTLAHAAPRVGLNRSRPLLLGNPRAQWQALMEARRPVYEDVATLRVLTDGLRPAEVAEAVETALAQARAQGTDEPSGTPADEATTRQGDA, from the coding sequence GTGCCTCTCGCCGACCATCCCGGGCCCCGCGTCGTCCTCGTCGGACCGCCCGGTTCGGGCAAGTCCACGGTGGGGGCGGCGTTGGCCCAGCGGTGGCAGCTCGCGCTGCGCGACACGGACGCGGACGTCGAGGCGGTGGCGGGCAAGCCGATCGCGGAGATCTTCGTCGACGACGGCGAGCCGGCGTTCCGCGCGCTCGAGCGGGCTGCGGTCGCGGCAGCCGTCGCGGAGCACACGGGGGTGCTCGCGCTGGGCGGCGGCGCCGTGCTCGACGAGAGCACGCGACGGGTCCTCGCGGAGTACTGCGACGCGGGTGGCGTCGTCGTGTTCCTCGACGTGACGCTCGCGCACGCCGCGCCGCGCGTCGGGCTGAACCGGTCCCGCCCGCTCCTGCTCGGCAACCCGCGCGCGCAGTGGCAGGCGCTCATGGAGGCGCGCCGCCCGGTGTACGAGGACGTGGCGACGCTGCGGGTGCTCACCGACGGGTTGCGGCCCGCGGAGGTCGCCGAGGCGGTGGAGACGGCGCTGGCGCAGGCTCGCGCGCAGGGGACGGACGAGCCGTCGGGGACACCGGCGGACGAGGCGACGACGAGGCAGGGGGACGCGTGA
- the aroB gene encoding 3-dehydroquinate synthase: MSDVRRVTVQGEQPYDVVIGRNLLAELPATLGESVRRVLVVHPAALATTADVIIEDLRAHGYETFGAEVPDAEESKTAQVAAFLWGVLGQADFTRSDAIVAVGGGATTDLGGFVAATWLRGIRVVQVPTTVLAMVDAAVGGKTGINTAEGKNLVGAFHPPAAVLCDLAALESMQRFDFVAGLAEVVKTGFIADPRILELVEANVELLQDPVAAARSEVLLELVERAVVVKARVVGEDLKEAGLREILNYGHTFGHAIEQVERYQWRHGAAVSVGMVYVAELSRLAGKLSDEVVDRHRAVLTSLGLPTTYPGDRWERLLGAMRRDKKSRGDLLRFVVLEDIGHPTRLEGPDPTLLAAAYAEVAEGATSSSAVSL, translated from the coding sequence GTGAGCGACGTACGACGGGTGACGGTGCAGGGGGAGCAGCCCTACGACGTGGTGATCGGGCGCAACCTGCTCGCCGAGCTGCCGGCGACGCTGGGGGAGTCGGTGCGGCGCGTGCTCGTCGTGCACCCCGCGGCGCTCGCGACGACGGCGGACGTGATCATCGAGGACCTGCGCGCGCACGGCTACGAGACGTTCGGCGCGGAGGTGCCCGACGCGGAGGAGTCGAAGACCGCGCAGGTCGCGGCGTTCCTGTGGGGCGTGCTGGGCCAGGCGGACTTCACGCGTTCGGACGCGATCGTCGCGGTGGGCGGCGGCGCGACCACGGACCTCGGTGGGTTCGTCGCGGCGACGTGGCTGCGCGGCATCCGGGTCGTGCAGGTCCCGACGACGGTGCTCGCGATGGTCGACGCCGCCGTGGGCGGCAAGACCGGCATCAACACCGCGGAGGGCAAGAACCTCGTCGGCGCGTTCCACCCGCCGGCGGCCGTGCTGTGCGACCTGGCGGCGCTCGAGTCGATGCAACGGTTCGACTTCGTCGCGGGGCTCGCAGAGGTCGTCAAGACGGGCTTCATCGCCGACCCGCGCATCCTCGAGCTCGTCGAGGCGAACGTCGAGCTGCTGCAGGACCCGGTCGCCGCGGCGCGCTCGGAGGTGCTGCTCGAGCTCGTCGAGCGTGCGGTCGTCGTGAAGGCGAGGGTCGTGGGGGAGGACCTCAAGGAGGCCGGCCTGCGCGAGATCCTCAACTACGGCCACACGTTCGGTCACGCGATCGAGCAGGTCGAGCGCTACCAGTGGCGGCACGGCGCGGCGGTGTCGGTCGGCATGGTGTACGTCGCGGAGCTGTCCCGGCTCGCGGGCAAGCTGTCCGACGAGGTCGTGGACCGGCACCGCGCGGTGCTCACCTCGCTCGGGCTGCCGACGACGTACCCCGGCGACCGCTGGGAGCGGCTGCTGGGGGCGATGCGCCGCGACAAGAAGTCGCGCGGCGACCTGCTGCGGTTCGTCGTGCTGGAGGACATCGGCCACCCCACGCGGCTGGAGGGTCCCGACCCGACGCTGCTCGCGGCGGCGTACGCCGAGGTCGCGGAGGGGGCGACGTCGTCGTCCGCAGTCTCGCTGTGA
- a CDS encoding type II 3-dehydroquinate dehydratase has product MTRVLVLNGPNLARLGTREPEVYGSTSYTDLESAVRRWGAALGLEVDVRQTDDEAELIGWLHEAVDTRSDVVLNPAAFTHYSYGMRDAAAQVTGAHLRLVEVHITNPYAREAFRHTSVVGAVATGTVAGFGLDSYRLALSALAPVD; this is encoded by the coding sequence ATGACGCGAGTGCTGGTGCTCAACGGTCCGAACCTGGCCCGGTTGGGCACTCGCGAGCCGGAGGTGTACGGCTCGACGTCGTACACGGACCTCGAGTCGGCCGTGCGGCGCTGGGGAGCCGCGCTCGGCCTCGAGGTCGACGTGCGGCAGACCGACGACGAGGCCGAGCTCATCGGCTGGCTGCACGAGGCGGTCGACACGCGGTCCGACGTGGTGCTCAACCCGGCGGCGTTCACGCACTACTCGTACGGGATGCGGGACGCGGCGGCGCAGGTCACGGGCGCGCACCTGCGGCTCGTCGAGGTGCACATCACGAACCCGTACGCGCGGGAGGCGTTCCGCCACACGTCGGTCGTCGGCGCGGTGGCGACGGGCACGGTCGCCGGCTTCGGGCTCGACTCGTACCGGCTGGCGCTGTCGGCGCTCGCCCCCGTGGACTGA
- a CDS encoding cytochrome P450 — protein MLTVLAVLGALVVSVGGGWWFVSGVLRLASRPGADPVPGPRGAPVDPGPVPPPPAPASSLDPAGPDGPAARAALRGGTWIGFLERAAVTACVLLGQPAGVAIVVAVKGLGRYPELKENPGASERFVIGTLASLLWAAGCGLLATLTF, from the coding sequence ATGCTCACGGTGCTCGCGGTCCTCGGCGCGCTCGTCGTCTCCGTCGGCGGCGGCTGGTGGTTCGTCTCCGGCGTGCTGCGCCTCGCCTCCCGGCCGGGCGCGGACCCCGTGCCCGGACCTCGCGGTGCGCCCGTCGACCCCGGACCCGTGCCGCCCCCGCCCGCGCCCGCGTCGTCGCTCGACCCGGCCGGCCCGGACGGCCCGGCGGCGCGTGCCGCGCTGCGCGGCGGCACGTGGATCGGCTTCCTCGAGCGCGCAGCGGTGACCGCGTGCGTGCTGCTCGGCCAGCCTGCCGGGGTGGCGATCGTCGTCGCGGTCAAGGGTCTGGGTCGCTACCCCGAGCTGAAGGAGAACCCCGGCGCGTCGGAGCGGTTCGTGATCGGCACGCTCGCGTCGCTGCTGTGGGCCGCGGGGTGCGGGCTGCTCGCGACGCTCACGTTCTAG
- the efp gene encoding elongation factor P, producing MATTNDLKNGTVLRIDGQLWTVIEFQHVKPGKGGAFVRTKLKNVLSGKVVDRTFNAGVKVETANVDKREMQYLYKDGDDFVFMDTDTYDQLHVPAATVGDAANFLLENQNALVATNEGAPLYVELPPSVTLLVTYTEPGLQGDRSSAGTKPATLETGYEIQVPLFLEADTKVKVDTRDGSYLGRVND from the coding sequence GTGGCGACCACCAACGACCTCAAGAACGGCACCGTGCTGCGCATCGACGGCCAGCTCTGGACCGTCATCGAGTTCCAGCACGTCAAGCCCGGCAAGGGCGGCGCGTTCGTGCGCACCAAGCTGAAGAACGTCCTGTCCGGCAAGGTCGTCGACCGCACGTTCAACGCCGGCGTGAAGGTCGAGACGGCCAACGTCGACAAGCGCGAGATGCAGTACCTGTACAAGGACGGCGACGACTTCGTGTTCATGGACACGGACACGTACGACCAGCTGCACGTCCCGGCCGCGACGGTCGGCGACGCCGCGAACTTCCTGCTCGAGAACCAGAACGCGCTCGTCGCGACGAACGAGGGCGCGCCGCTCTACGTCGAGCTGCCGCCGTCGGTGACCCTGCTGGTCACGTACACCGAGCCCGGCCTGCAGGGCGACCGGTCGAGCGCCGGCACCAAGCCGGCGACGCTCGAGACCGGCTACGAGATCCAGGTCCCGCTGTTCCTCGAGGCCGACACCAAGGTCAAGGTCGACACGCGCGACGGCTCCTACCTGGGTCGCGTGAACGACTGA
- the nusB gene encoding transcription antitermination factor NusB has product MGARSKARKRAVDVLFEADQRGVEPVTLLAQRIAEPGTEAALPQYAVEIVEGVVARLARIDEVLASHSHGWTIERMPAVDRAVLRVGTWEVLFNDEVPDAVAVDEAVDLVRALSTDESPTFVNGLLGRIVELKPMLLA; this is encoded by the coding sequence GTGGGAGCCCGGTCCAAGGCCCGCAAGCGGGCCGTCGACGTCCTCTTCGAGGCCGACCAGCGCGGTGTCGAACCCGTGACGCTGCTCGCGCAGCGCATCGCCGAGCCCGGCACCGAGGCGGCGCTGCCGCAGTACGCGGTCGAGATCGTCGAGGGCGTCGTCGCGCGCCTCGCCCGCATCGACGAGGTCCTCGCCTCGCACTCGCACGGCTGGACGATCGAGCGGATGCCGGCGGTCGACCGCGCGGTGCTGCGGGTCGGCACGTGGGAGGTGCTGTTCAACGACGAGGTGCCGGACGCGGTCGCGGTCGACGAGGCGGTGGACCTGGTCCGTGCGCTGTCGACGGACGAGTCCCCGACGTTCGTGAACGGCCTGCTGGGCCGGATCGTCGAGCTCAAGCCGATGCTGCTGGCCTGA